One window from the genome of Chthoniobacterales bacterium encodes:
- a CDS encoding BatA domain-containing protein, which produces MSWLLPGFLAGAALIGLPFLLHFLRRKPRTSILFPSLRFLGVTAIRDARRHRVQRWLTLLLRCLVIAAIAAAFARPFWKDVLDEHRHLVVIALDNSMSMQTRDRWETWRKRALDELQALGPGDQAAVLTMFPQPAWLVPLTEDLETVRAALLAAKPGYEATRYAPALAMAAEALATTTAKQRTLVWVADEQRTGWTGVDLSQPLPAGIQLRLGEAAPIPQRQSVITRVRVIPGADSISATVRLDAPDRDRREITVRDGDRVLARQTVNLKFGENAISLPLPKGAPPTSCEIALDPDDLPADDVAWLVIDARSGNRVLLDTAPGVDFLAHALRATQRLDASALEPSSLPGGSWPADTPVLLRGDAAFQAPLVTELDRFVSAGGPVWIFVDGSPAQAAWLARHGIQISPRAPADAPAHLRDWDTSHPILEAYGGQNLLPLLDVEFTRGFDLSGDALTPLANWPDGQAALAEWSNGGRRLLVAGFPPTRDATSWPTAASFVPFIHQAVRWLGAFAATRQDWRVGDTVPAPEGRGTWRAIAGPGGRESREVSGGVRAEVPGIYELTVGSIRRLYAVNPSLEESSLAPWPKPAQLLALTGQAVPEAARVVSAPADSPRDDERSESQQRLWWWVLAAGGLFLLGELALANRTAL; this is translated from the coding sequence GTGAGCTGGCTCCTTCCCGGCTTCCTGGCAGGCGCGGCCCTCATCGGCCTGCCCTTCCTGCTCCACTTCCTCCGCAGAAAGCCGCGGACTTCCATCCTGTTTCCCTCGCTGCGTTTCCTCGGCGTCACCGCGATTCGCGACGCCCGCCGCCACCGGGTGCAACGCTGGCTTACCCTGCTCCTGCGCTGCCTCGTGATCGCCGCGATTGCGGCCGCCTTCGCGCGTCCGTTCTGGAAGGATGTCCTCGACGAGCACCGTCACCTCGTCGTCATCGCCCTCGACAATTCCATGAGCATGCAGACCCGCGACCGCTGGGAGACGTGGCGCAAGCGCGCCCTCGACGAGCTGCAAGCCCTCGGCCCTGGCGACCAGGCCGCCGTGCTCACGATGTTTCCGCAACCCGCGTGGCTCGTGCCCCTCACCGAGGATCTCGAAACCGTGCGCGCCGCGCTCCTCGCCGCAAAGCCCGGCTACGAAGCCACCCGATACGCGCCCGCGCTGGCGATGGCCGCCGAGGCGCTCGCAACCACCACTGCGAAACAACGCACCCTTGTGTGGGTTGCCGACGAACAGCGCACCGGCTGGACCGGCGTGGACCTCTCGCAGCCGCTGCCGGCCGGCATCCAGCTCCGCCTCGGCGAAGCCGCACCCATCCCCCAGCGACAGAGCGTGATCACGCGAGTCCGCGTCATCCCCGGCGCAGACTCGATCTCCGCCACCGTGCGCCTCGACGCCCCGGATCGCGACCGCCGCGAGATCACCGTTCGAGACGGAGATCGCGTGCTCGCGCGGCAGACGGTGAATCTCAAGTTCGGCGAAAACGCGATCTCGCTGCCACTTCCGAAAGGCGCCCCCCCGACTTCCTGCGAGATCGCGCTCGATCCCGACGACCTCCCGGCCGACGACGTCGCCTGGCTCGTAATCGATGCCAGATCCGGCAACAGGGTGCTGCTCGACACCGCTCCCGGCGTCGACTTCCTTGCTCACGCCTTGCGCGCCACGCAGCGCCTCGACGCCAGCGCCCTCGAGCCATCCTCGCTGCCTGGCGGCTCCTGGCCGGCGGATACGCCGGTGCTCCTCCGCGGCGACGCCGCCTTCCAGGCACCGCTCGTCACGGAGCTCGACCGCTTCGTCTCGGCGGGTGGCCCGGTCTGGATCTTCGTCGACGGGTCGCCTGCGCAAGCCGCCTGGCTCGCCCGACATGGCATCCAGATTTCCCCTCGGGCGCCTGCCGACGCCCCCGCGCATCTTCGCGACTGGGACACCTCGCATCCGATCCTCGAGGCCTACGGCGGCCAGAATCTTCTGCCGCTCCTCGACGTGGAATTCACGCGAGGCTTCGATCTCAGCGGCGACGCGCTCACCCCGCTTGCAAACTGGCCCGATGGCCAGGCGGCGCTCGCAGAATGGAGCAACGGCGGTCGTCGCCTGCTCGTCGCCGGGTTCCCGCCCACCCGCGACGCGACGAGCTGGCCGACCGCGGCGTCGTTTGTGCCATTCATCCACCAGGCCGTGCGCTGGCTCGGCGCCTTCGCCGCCACTCGGCAGGATTGGCGCGTGGGAGACACGGTCCCCGCGCCCGAGGGCCGCGGGACGTGGCGCGCCATCGCCGGCCCCGGGGGACGGGAGAGCCGTGAGGTGTCCGGAGGCGTTCGCGCCGAAGTTCCCGGGATCTACGAACTCACCGTCGGCTCCATCCGCCGGCTTTACGCCGTGAATCCCTCGCTCGAGGAATCCAGCCTCGCGCCATGGCCCAAGCCCGCCCAGCTCCTCGCCCTCACGGGCCAGGCTGTCCCGGAGGCGGCTCGCGTCGTTTCCGCACCCGCCGATTCGCCCCGGGACGACGAGCGTTCCGAAAGTCAGCAGCGCCTGTGGTGGTGGGTGCTCGCCGCCGGAGGCCTCTTCCTTCTCGGAGAACTCGCCCTCGCCAACCGCACCGCGCTGTGA
- a CDS encoding DUF58 domain-containing protein yields MPWETRQAQRRRNPLPPLDLALLAELPSLELRARYLVDGFLCGRHRSPQKGSSVEFAEYRTYQPGDDLRRVDWHLFGRTDRLHVKQYEDETQLHVSLVLDTSLSMHFRSRAKIPTKLAHARLALAAVGLLAQRQGDAFGLTAVSDELHDHLRARSSLPHWRTFVGRLEGVEPSGQTRLAKGLEDLAELLPPRSLVVIASDFYEEDDRLEAALQRLRYDHHDLLALQVLDPVEIDFDLDSAGRFIDIESNEQLRLDPAAARAGYLDRFSKFCIRLEETFRDAGGDLVRLRTDASPIEALSSYFARRAQHP; encoded by the coding sequence ATGCCCTGGGAAACCAGGCAGGCGCAGCGCCGTCGGAATCCGCTCCCGCCGCTCGACCTCGCGCTGCTGGCGGAGTTGCCGTCGCTCGAGCTACGCGCGCGCTATCTCGTCGACGGCTTCCTCTGCGGCCGGCACCGCAGTCCGCAGAAAGGCTCGTCGGTCGAGTTCGCCGAATATCGCACCTATCAACCCGGCGACGATCTGCGCCGCGTCGACTGGCACCTCTTCGGCCGCACCGATCGTCTCCACGTGAAGCAATACGAGGACGAGACCCAGCTCCACGTTTCCCTCGTTCTCGACACCAGCCTGTCGATGCATTTCCGCTCACGGGCGAAGATCCCCACGAAGCTGGCCCACGCCCGCCTCGCCCTCGCGGCCGTCGGCCTGCTCGCCCAGCGGCAGGGGGACGCCTTCGGCCTGACCGCCGTCAGCGACGAACTCCACGATCACCTGCGCGCCCGATCGTCCCTCCCGCACTGGCGCACCTTCGTCGGTCGCCTCGAGGGAGTCGAACCCAGCGGGCAGACCCGCCTTGCGAAGGGGCTCGAGGACCTCGCCGAGCTGTTGCCACCGCGTTCGCTGGTCGTCATCGCCAGTGATTTCTACGAGGAGGACGACCGGCTCGAGGCCGCCCTGCAACGATTGCGCTACGACCACCACGACCTTCTCGCGCTCCAGGTGCTCGACCCGGTGGAGATCGACTTCGACCTCGACTCCGCCGGGCGTTTTATCGACATCGAGAGCAACGAGCAGCTGCGCCTCGACCCTGCCGCCGCCCGCGCGGGCTACCTCGATCGCTTCTCCAAATTCTGCATCCGCCTCGAGGAGACCTTCCGTGACGCCGGCGGGGACCTTGTCCGCCTTCGCACGGATGCCTCGCCCATCGAGGCGCTGTCGAGCTACTTCGCCCGCCGGGCCCAACATCCGTGA
- a CDS encoding MoxR family ATPase, with the protein MSSMPTVPPSASDLTGEDIEILRSAPQRYQRIATELGRRIIGQDEIIRDLFVALAVQGHVLMIGVPGLAKTLLVRTLAEILDLPFQRIQFTPDLMPSDITGTEIIEETQDGRREFRFMPGPIFASLLLADEINRTPPKTQAALLEAMQERHVTVAGKTYPLPAPFFVLATQNPIEQEGTYPLPEAQLDRFMFNLRVDYPSHADEVRILLGTTSGRQEPLSHVWSGPEMLALQRGVRGVPVPQSVAEYAVSLVQATRPTGSRAPDFVTRYVQWGAGPRASQYLALAGKAFAVLDGRFNVAREDIRRAAKLVLRHRIITNYRAEADKQSVDQIIDRLLDTIR; encoded by the coding sequence ATGAGCAGCATGCCCACCGTTCCTCCATCCGCGTCGGACCTCACCGGCGAGGACATCGAAATCCTTCGCTCGGCGCCCCAGCGCTACCAGCGCATCGCCACGGAACTCGGCCGCCGCATCATTGGACAGGACGAGATCATCCGCGACCTCTTCGTCGCCCTCGCCGTGCAGGGCCACGTGCTCATGATCGGCGTGCCTGGCCTCGCGAAGACGCTGTTGGTTCGCACGCTGGCGGAGATTCTCGACCTCCCCTTCCAGCGCATCCAGTTCACGCCGGACCTCATGCCGAGCGACATCACCGGCACCGAGATCATCGAGGAAACGCAGGACGGTCGACGCGAGTTCCGCTTCATGCCCGGGCCGATTTTCGCCAGCCTCCTGCTCGCGGACGAAATCAACCGCACCCCGCCAAAGACTCAGGCCGCCCTGCTCGAGGCCATGCAGGAGCGTCATGTCACCGTTGCTGGCAAGACCTACCCGCTGCCGGCGCCGTTCTTCGTGCTCGCCACGCAAAATCCCATCGAACAGGAGGGCACCTACCCGCTGCCGGAGGCCCAGCTCGACCGGTTCATGTTCAACCTCCGCGTCGACTACCCCTCGCACGCCGACGAGGTGCGCATCCTGCTCGGCACCACCTCCGGCAGGCAGGAGCCGCTCTCCCACGTATGGAGCGGCCCGGAAATGCTCGCCCTCCAGCGCGGCGTGCGCGGCGTTCCCGTGCCGCAATCCGTCGCGGAATACGCCGTGTCTCTCGTGCAGGCCACCCGGCCCACCGGATCCCGCGCACCCGATTTCGTCACCCGCTACGTGCAATGGGGCGCCGGCCCGCGCGCCTCGCAATACCTCGCCCTCGCCGGCAAGGCCTTCGCCGTGCTCGACGGCCGCTTCAACGTCGCGCGGGAGGATATCAGGCGCGCCGCCAAGCTCGTGCTGCGCCACCGCATCATCACGAACTATCGCGCGGAGGCCGACAAACAGAGCGTCGACCAGATCATCGACCGTCTGCTCGACACCATCCGGTGA
- a CDS encoding transglutaminase-like domain-containing protein: MNRSPAAVALVLLGATFPLFLQATPRALIVTGLSGSSQNADEFQALAATTKAALVKRGIPADRVEILGGKASRAAILEKIRAATDTGASDEYWLVLYGLSGRAKEGEPAFQISGPRLTATDLKSALAAIPARRFVFIGTNDAGDYLPILRGPRLSALAATAPGEGDRPRMPAAWAETLTRNPSSDFLTIAARAAAAVSDEYTRSQLAQIEHGRLVDPASADILEPPFGVDLNAVHDAPAPESPPAGRLIGAAEIDVRIQNPKAEWEHQAATAETRKMVADARAVPNPENHAALVLAQRIGFTVEDDRTTDRSEFYRVFIVRNEAVEQWANWFLPQNPPGITSKLEVARVIQPEGSVTAFNPAKLPQATDPTSGTCTAMAQVFLPGARAGCVVEVGFRTRQLLNATLPHVSEWFPVQQSAPALATELEIRVPEKPSFRVALNNDPANPEIASENGRRIYRWKLGPLAALDVLPGDPPPQLWLTSVGISSLPSWEDFAAWYRRLAQGSDKVDDAVKKTAAELAAGARSRLEIIQRDFEFVSSLRYVAIELGVQGFRPRTPAEVLANRFGDCKDKANLIVALLRCQGIDARFVLLNRGSVTDVNFPSWQFNHAIAHVPASPKDGQPADLWLDSTDSVTPFGFVPPGDFGRAGLVFTKDSAEFKTVGSDAGTLSEIHDEWTLHQTLDGEWTGQFQRTVTGFAEDAVRRTFRGLAPTQRDATIYHLLAGLWPEADFSKPGVSDVSALGGEMRIHAALSAPSGDLPRIETPGFEYFSAPSRNRPVWMNDAQPLAVTQSLVLRFSGSPPKSLPAQWSADAAGQKLRVTWEKVDDHTLRRTARVELMKPVVPASDYAALRQAIRGWQHALKTPSPLL, from the coding sequence ATGAACCGTTCCCCTGCGGCTGTCGCTCTGGTTCTCCTCGGCGCCACGTTCCCCCTTTTTTTGCAGGCCACTCCGCGCGCGCTCATCGTCACCGGCCTGAGCGGATCGTCCCAGAACGCGGACGAATTTCAGGCCCTCGCGGCCACCACGAAGGCGGCTCTCGTCAAACGCGGAATTCCCGCGGATCGTGTTGAAATCCTGGGCGGGAAAGCCAGTCGGGCGGCCATTCTGGAGAAAATTCGGGCCGCGACCGATACCGGAGCGAGCGATGAATACTGGCTGGTGCTTTATGGGCTCTCGGGCCGCGCGAAGGAGGGCGAGCCCGCGTTCCAGATCAGCGGTCCGCGACTCACCGCGACGGATTTGAAGTCCGCGCTCGCGGCGATTCCGGCTCGACGATTCGTCTTCATCGGCACCAACGACGCCGGCGACTACCTGCCCATCCTTCGAGGGCCACGCCTCAGCGCGCTCGCGGCCACAGCACCGGGCGAAGGCGATCGCCCCCGCATGCCCGCGGCCTGGGCCGAGACGCTCACCCGGAATCCCTCTTCCGATTTCCTCACGATCGCCGCCCGGGCCGCCGCCGCCGTTTCCGACGAATACACCCGCTCCCAGCTGGCGCAGATCGAGCACGGCCGCCTCGTCGATCCCGCCAGCGCCGACATCCTCGAGCCGCCATTCGGCGTCGATCTGAATGCTGTCCACGACGCGCCCGCGCCGGAATCCCCGCCCGCCGGGAGACTCATCGGCGCGGCAGAAATCGACGTCAGGATTCAGAACCCGAAGGCGGAGTGGGAACACCAGGCGGCCACGGCGGAAACGCGGAAAATGGTGGCCGACGCCCGGGCCGTGCCGAATCCCGAAAATCACGCCGCACTCGTTCTCGCCCAACGTATCGGCTTCACCGTCGAGGACGACCGCACGACAGACCGCTCCGAATTTTACCGCGTCTTCATTGTCCGCAATGAAGCCGTCGAGCAGTGGGCAAACTGGTTTCTTCCGCAGAATCCGCCGGGCATCACGTCGAAGCTCGAGGTGGCTCGGGTGATCCAGCCTGAAGGTTCGGTCACCGCCTTCAATCCCGCAAAACTTCCGCAGGCCACCGATCCCACCTCCGGCACCTGCACGGCGATGGCGCAGGTTTTCCTTCCGGGCGCACGGGCCGGCTGCGTGGTCGAGGTCGGCTTCCGCACCCGCCAGCTGCTCAACGCCACCCTCCCGCATGTTTCCGAGTGGTTCCCCGTCCAGCAATCCGCACCCGCCCTCGCCACGGAACTCGAGATTCGGGTGCCGGAGAAGCCCTCCTTCCGCGTCGCCCTCAACAACGATCCCGCAAATCCCGAGATCGCTTCGGAAAACGGCCGGCGGATCTATCGCTGGAAACTCGGGCCGCTCGCGGCGCTCGATGTCCTGCCGGGCGACCCGCCGCCGCAGCTCTGGCTCACCTCCGTCGGCATCAGCTCCCTGCCCTCGTGGGAGGACTTCGCCGCCTGGTATCGCCGGCTCGCCCAGGGCTCCGACAAGGTCGACGACGCCGTGAAAAAGACGGCGGCGGAACTCGCCGCGGGAGCCCGGTCGCGGCTCGAAATCATCCAGCGCGACTTCGAGTTCGTCTCCTCGCTGCGCTATGTCGCCATCGAGCTCGGTGTGCAGGGCTTCCGGCCGCGCACACCCGCCGAGGTGCTCGCGAACCGGTTCGGCGACTGCAAGGACAAGGCAAACCTCATCGTCGCCCTGCTTCGCTGCCAGGGCATCGACGCACGCTTCGTCCTGCTGAACCGCGGCTCCGTGACCGACGTGAATTTCCCGAGCTGGCAGTTCAATCACGCCATCGCCCATGTGCCGGCTTCCCCGAAGGACGGCCAGCCCGCCGACCTCTGGCTCGACTCGACCGACAGCGTTACGCCATTCGGCTTCGTGCCACCCGGAGATTTCGGCCGCGCCGGACTCGTCTTCACGAAGGACTCCGCCGAGTTCAAGACCGTCGGCAGCGACGCGGGCACGCTCTCGGAGATTCACGACGAATGGACGCTCCACCAGACGCTCGACGGCGAATGGACGGGCCAGTTCCAGCGCACCGTCACGGGCTTTGCCGAGGACGCCGTCCGGCGCACCTTTCGCGGCCTCGCTCCCACGCAGCGGGACGCCACGATCTACCACCTCCTCGCCGGGCTCTGGCCCGAAGCGGATTTTTCGAAGCCGGGCGTCAGCGACGTGAGCGCCCTCGGCGGCGAGATGAGAATCCATGCAGCGCTCAGCGCTCCCAGCGGCGACCTCCCTCGCATCGAGACGCCCGGATTCGAGTATTTTAGCGCCCCCAGCCGTAACCGACCGGTGTGGATGAACGACGCCCAGCCCCTCGCCGTGACTCAGTCTCTCGTTCTCCGCTTCAGCGGCTCGCCGCCGAAGTCCCTGCCCGCCCAATGGTCCGCCGACGCTGCCGGACAGAAGCTTCGCGTGACGTGGGAAAAGGTCGACGACCACACCTTGCGGCGCACGGCCAGGGTCGAGCTGATGAAGCCGGTCGTCCCCGCCTCCGATTACGCCGCCCTCCGCCAGGCCATCCGCGGCTGGCAACACGCCCTCAAAACTCCGAGTCCCCTTTTATGA
- a CDS encoding NYN domain-containing protein, with the protein MRSRVLIVDGHSMIFQWPDLRALHAKKGAAARERLVALLTRHQDATGRHVIVVFDGKGARANEASEPASIQVFYSKDGQTADSVIERLVATYASKYDITVATDDNLERTTVESFGGSWISSEMLALDLRDSEADVADQIRRLRRKK; encoded by the coding sequence ATGCGGTCACGCGTCCTGATCGTCGACGGCCACAGCATGATCTTCCAGTGGCCCGACCTTCGGGCTCTGCATGCGAAAAAGGGCGCCGCCGCCCGCGAGCGGCTCGTGGCCCTGCTCACGCGGCATCAGGACGCCACCGGTCGGCATGTCATCGTCGTCTTCGACGGCAAAGGTGCGCGCGCCAACGAAGCCAGCGAACCCGCCAGCATTCAGGTCTTTTACTCGAAGGATGGCCAGACTGCCGATTCCGTGATCGAGCGCCTCGTGGCGACCTACGCCTCGAAATACGACATCACCGTCGCCACCGACGACAATCTCGAGCGCACCACGGTCGAATCCTTCGGCGGGTCGTGGATTTCGTCTGAAATGCTGGCCCTGGACCTCCGCGACTCCGAAGCCGACGTCGCCGACCAGATCAGGCGCCTGCGTCGAAAAAAATAG
- a CDS encoding NIL domain-containing protein, with protein sequence MAEQATRLWLMYPARLITRPVIYELGKNFAIVTNVRQCSVTDEIGLVSLELDGERSEIKRAIAWLEEIGVKVEPVEIQTIEG encoded by the coding sequence ATGGCTGAACAAGCAACCCGCCTCTGGCTCATGTATCCGGCGCGCCTCATCACGCGGCCGGTCATCTACGAGCTCGGCAAAAATTTTGCGATCGTCACGAACGTGCGCCAGTGCAGCGTCACCGACGAAATCGGGCTCGTTTCGCTCGAACTCGACGGCGAGCGCTCGGAAATCAAACGCGCCATCGCCTGGCTCGAGGAAATCGGCGTGAAGGTCGAGCCCGTCGAGATCCAGACGATCGAAGGCTGA
- a CDS encoding DUF1080 domain-containing protein: MRRISIVSLLVSLIACAMAADPPPEATEVWSPVPGKVSPGKTDGAPPSDAVILFDGRDLSAWETERGGAAKWIVEDNAFVVRPGTGAIQTREHFSDCQLHLEWMVPDGAPSAQKGQARGNSGVFLQGRYEVQILDSYDNPTYANGQAGAIYKQFSPLVNACKPAGQWQSYDIIFTAPRFAADGSLISPAKVTVLQNGVLIQNDAILRGPTTFRGEPAYRMHGPGPVTLQDHGNPVRFRNVWLRRL; encoded by the coding sequence ATGCGTCGCATTTCGATCGTCTCCCTGCTTGTCTCGCTCATCGCCTGTGCGATGGCCGCCGATCCGCCTCCCGAAGCCACCGAGGTCTGGTCGCCCGTGCCTGGAAAAGTCTCCCCGGGAAAGACGGACGGGGCGCCCCCCTCGGATGCCGTGATTCTCTTCGACGGGAGAGACCTTTCCGCGTGGGAGACCGAACGAGGAGGGGCCGCAAAATGGATCGTCGAGGACAATGCGTTCGTGGTCCGGCCAGGCACCGGCGCCATCCAGACCCGCGAGCATTTCTCGGACTGCCAGCTCCATCTCGAGTGGATGGTTCCCGATGGCGCGCCGTCGGCCCAGAAAGGTCAGGCCCGAGGCAACAGCGGCGTGTTCCTGCAAGGCCGCTACGAGGTGCAGATCCTCGATAGCTACGACAACCCGACGTATGCGAACGGTCAGGCAGGCGCGATCTACAAGCAGTTCAGCCCTCTTGTGAATGCCTGCAAGCCTGCCGGCCAGTGGCAGAGCTACGACATCATCTTCACCGCGCCGCGCTTCGCGGCGGACGGCTCTCTCATCTCTCCCGCGAAGGTTACCGTCCTGCAAAACGGCGTCCTGATCCAGAACGACGCTATCCTCCGAGGTCCGACGACGTTTCGCGGGGAGCCTGCCTACCGCATGCACGGCCCGGGCCCGGTGACGCTGCAGGACCACGGCAATCCGGTGCGATTCCGGAACGTCTGGCTACGCAGATTGTAA
- a CDS encoding ubiquitin-like small modifier protein 1, whose amino-acid sequence MAQVRIPTPLRKLTGDQEVVPAEGATIGDILTNLDATFPGLGERLCDEEGNVRRFVNIFVNDEDIRFLEEKATVVKDTDEISIVPAIAGG is encoded by the coding sequence ATGGCCCAAGTCCGTATCCCCACCCCGCTCCGCAAGCTCACCGGCGACCAGGAGGTCGTCCCCGCCGAGGGCGCAACCATCGGCGACATCCTCACGAACCTCGACGCGACCTTCCCTGGCCTCGGCGAGCGCCTCTGTGACGAAGAAGGCAACGTCCGCCGCTTCGTGAACATCTTCGTGAACGACGAAGACATCCGCTTCCTCGAAGAGAAGGCAACCGTCGTGAAGGACACCGACGAGATCAGCATCGTCCCGGCGATCGCCGGGGGCTAG
- the thrC gene encoding threonine synthase, which yields MSDRPFFSNLKCRECGRLYPKQAIHICEFDFGPLEAAYDYDAIKESISREAIESRPKSMWRYRELLPIDGAPTVGTQVGFTPLVKADRLAARLGVKELYVKNDTVNYPTLSFKDRVVSVALSRARELGFKVVACASTGNLANSVAANAASAGLTSYVLIPSDLERSKVVNSLVYGTNVVGIEGPYDQVNRLCSEIAGKYGWGFVNVNLRPYYAEGSKSMGFEIVEQLGWKTPKHTVIPMASGSLLTKIHKAYTEFAKVGIIDAEPFSVYGAQASGCSPISTALKKGTDIVKPVPKPETIVKSLAIGTPADGYYAIRTMKETGGSAEDVSDEEVIEGIKLLAETEGIFAETAGGTTVACAKKLIESGKLPRDESIVLCITGHGLKTQEAIHDKCGVPRVIKPSLREFEALVADELAGLETAAAS from the coding sequence ATGAGCGACAGACCTTTCTTCAGTAATCTCAAGTGCCGCGAATGCGGTCGCCTCTACCCCAAGCAGGCCATCCACATTTGCGAATTCGACTTCGGCCCGCTCGAAGCCGCCTACGACTACGACGCGATCAAGGAATCGATCTCCCGCGAGGCCATCGAGTCGCGCCCGAAGAGCATGTGGCGTTACCGCGAGCTGCTCCCGATCGATGGCGCGCCCACCGTGGGCACGCAGGTCGGGTTCACCCCGCTCGTGAAGGCCGATCGCCTCGCCGCCCGCCTCGGCGTGAAGGAACTCTACGTCAAGAACGACACCGTCAATTACCCGACGCTCTCGTTCAAGGATCGCGTCGTTTCCGTCGCGCTCAGCCGCGCCCGCGAGCTCGGCTTCAAGGTCGTCGCCTGCGCCTCGACCGGCAATCTCGCGAATTCCGTCGCCGCAAACGCCGCTTCCGCCGGCCTCACGAGCTATGTGCTCATCCCGTCGGACCTCGAGCGCTCGAAGGTCGTCAATTCCCTCGTCTACGGCACGAACGTCGTCGGCATCGAGGGCCCGTATGACCAGGTGAACCGCCTGTGTTCCGAGATCGCCGGCAAATACGGCTGGGGCTTCGTGAACGTGAATCTGCGCCCGTATTACGCCGAGGGCAGCAAGTCGATGGGCTTCGAGATCGTCGAGCAGCTCGGCTGGAAGACGCCGAAGCACACGGTCATCCCGATGGCCTCTGGCTCGCTCCTCACGAAGATTCACAAGGCCTACACCGAGTTCGCCAAGGTCGGCATCATCGACGCGGAGCCGTTCTCCGTCTATGGCGCGCAGGCCAGCGGCTGTTCGCCGATCAGCACGGCGCTCAAGAAGGGCACCGACATCGTGAAGCCCGTGCCGAAGCCCGAGACGATCGTGAAATCGCTCGCCATCGGCACACCGGCGGACGGCTACTACGCCATTCGCACGATGAAGGAAACCGGCGGCAGCGCCGAAGACGTCTCCGACGAGGAAGTCATCGAGGGCATCAAGCTCCTCGCCGAGACCGAGGGCATCTTCGCGGAAACCGCCGGCGGCACCACCGTCGCCTGCGCGAAGAAGCTCATCGAGTCCGGCAAGCTCCCCCGCGATGAATCCATCGTTCTCTGCATCACCGGTCACGGCCTGAAGACGCAGGAAGCGATCCACGACAAATGCGGCGTCCCGCGCGTCATCAAGCCCAGCCTGCGCGAATTCGAAGCCCTCGTGGCCGACGAACTCGCCGGCCTCGAAACCGCCGCCGCCTCGTAA